The segment CTGGGCAAGGGGAAACAACAGCAAATTACCCCGATTCAAGGCTCAACCCCCGATCCCTATCAACGCCCCAAAGGATGTCAGTTTGAACCCCGTTGTCCTTACGCCACTGAACAATGCCGAACCTTTCCCAGTTCTCAGTCAATCAGTGCAACCCACGACGCACTCTGCTGGCACAGTGAAAAGGTGCTGAGCCATGCCTAGCCAAGAAAAGATTCTACACATCAAGGGCTTGAAAACCTATTTTCCTGTCCGAAAAGGACTATTGCGCACTGTCGCTGCTCACGTCAAGGCGGTTGATGGTGTGGACTTGGAGATCTATCGGGGAGAGACCCTAGGGCTGGTCGGAGAGAGTGGCTGTGGCAAGACCACACTCGGAAAATCCATCATTCAACTCGTGGGAGCCGTTGGTGGACAGATTCTCTATCACGAAGGAGAGCAAACCTTCGACTTGCTCAACTTGAGTCCTGAAGAGTTCAAGCACATCCGTCAGAAAATTCAGATCGTCTTCCAGGATCCGCACTCTTCCCTCAATCCATCCTTCACTGTTTTTGGTTCCCTACAGGACCCACTCAAGCTCTATGGGGTGAAAACCAAAGCAGAACGTCGCAAGATCATTGGAGAT is part of the SAR324 cluster bacterium genome and harbors:
- a CDS encoding ATP-binding cassette domain-containing protein; translated protein: MPSQEKILHIKGLKTYFPVRKGLLRTVAAHVKAVDGVDLEIYRGETLGLVGESGCGKTTLGKSIIQLVGAVGGQILYHEGEQTFDLLNLSPEEFKHIRQKIQIVFQDPHSSLNPSFTVFGSLQDPLKLYGVKTKAERRKIIGD